From Larus michahellis chromosome 5, bLarMic1.1, whole genome shotgun sequence, the proteins below share one genomic window:
- the PRDM8 gene encoding PR domain zinc finger protein 8 — protein sequence MEDAGVQRGIWDGDAKTVQQCLTDIFTSVYTTCDIPENAIFGPCVLSHTSLYDSIAFIALKSTDKRTVPYIFRVDTSAANGSSEGLMWLRLVQSAREREEQNLEAYIKSGQLFYRSLRRIAKDEELLVWYGKELTELLLLGPARAPARTNGSPPFACPECSQRFQFELPFAAHLRFRCPKRLHGPDSGPAAEAPGGKDGVGKEQEPGKYCKPGGPLHHPFAGAEGGSPAASTKPSTDFHNLARELENSRGGHGGSPGRPAPAEGGPEGGAGKAKRRYPEEEERGAGGAAARGRFPAERPGLPAAPKEEPVCAPQQQYRAPGSYCGLEEGGRLFAPPSPETGEAKRSAFVEVKKAARGPEPDGGGPEEGQERASPAAPGAGGGEPGLCPRGGPGGPLSARLEGGSPARGSAFTSVPQLGGGGPGGPGGGAEERKSAFSQPARSFPHVPPLVLGQKLGGLGEPCPDGAAAATAPARLYAAEALAVKLPGGGEAAGGGGGGGGGGGGGGGLPKQSPFLYATAFWPKSSAAAAVAAAGPLQLQLPSALTLLPPSFTSLCLPAQNWCAKCNASFRMTSDLVYHMRSHHKKEYALEPLVKRRREEKLKCPICNESFRERHHLSRHMTSHN from the exons ATGGAGGACGCCGGCGTCCAGAGGGGAATATGGGACGGGGACGCCAAGACTGTCCAGCAGTGCTTGACTGACATTTTCACCAGCGTTTACACCACCTGCGACATTCCGGAAAATGCCATTTTCGGCCCCTGCGTCCTGAGCCACACGTCCCTGTACGACAGCATCGCCTTCATCGCCCTGAAGTCCACCGACAAGCGCACCGTCCCCTACATATTCCGG GTGGACACGTCGGCGGCCAACGGCTCGTCGGAGGGGCTGATGTGGCTGCGGCTGGTGCAGTCGGCGCGGGAGCGGGAGGAGCAGAACCTGGAGGCCTACATCAAGAGCGGGCAGCTCTTCTACCGCTCCCTGCGCCGCATCGCCAAGGACGAGGAGCTGCTGGTGTGGTACGGCAAGGAGCTgacggagctgctgctgctcggcCCCGCCCGGGCCCCCGCCCGCACCAACG GCTCGCCGCCCTTCGCCTGCCCCGAGTGCAGCCAGCGCTTCCAGTTCGAGCTGCCCTTCGCCGCCCACCTCCGGTTCCGCTGCCCCAAGCGGCTGCACGGCCCCGACAGCGGCCCCGCCGCCGAGGCCCCCGGCGGCAAGGACGGCGTGGGCAAGGAGCAGGAGCCCGGCAAGTACTGCAAGCCCGGCGGGCCGCTCCACCACCCCTTcgccggggctgaggggggcagccccgccgccagcaccAAGCCCTCCACGGACTTCCACAACCTGGCGCGGGAGCTGGAAAACTCCCGCGGCGGCCACGGCGGGTCCCCGGGACGGCCGGCGCCCGCCGAGGGCGGCCCCGAGGGGGGAGCCGGCAAGGCCAAGCGGCGGTaccccgaggaggaggagcggggcgccgggggggcggcggcgcggggccgctTCCCggcggagcggccggggctgcccgccgcccccaAGGAGGAGCCGGTGTGCGCCCCGCAGCAGCAGTACCGGGCGCCCGGTTCCTACTGCGGCTTGGAGGAGGGCGGCCGCCTCTTCGCTCCCCCCAGCCCGGAGACGGGGGAGGCCAAGCGCAGCGCCTTCGTGGAGGTGAAGAAGGCGGCCCGCGGCCCCGAGCCCGACGGCGGCGGCCCCGAGGAGGGCCAGGAGCGCGCCTCGCCCGCCGcaccgggggcgggcggcggggagccggggctgtgcccccgcggcggccccgggggcccGCTGTCGGCCCGGCTGGAGGGGGGCAGCCCGGCGAGGGGCAGCGCCTTCACCAGCGTGCCGCAGCtcggggggggcggccccggcgggccgggcggcggggcggaggaGCGGAAAAGCGCCTTCTCCCAGCCCGCCCGCTCCTTCCCCCACGTCCCGCCGCTGGTGCTGGGCCAGAAGCTGGGCGGGCTGGGCGAGCCCTGCCCCGacggtgccgccgccgccaccgcccccgcccGCCTCTACGCCGCCGAAGCGCTGGCCGTCAAgctgccgggcggcggggaggcggcgggcggcgggggcggcggcggcggcggggggggcggcggcggggggctgcccaAGCAGAGCCCCTTCCTCTACGCCACCGCCTTCTGGCCCAAgagctcggcggcggcggcggtggcggcggcggggccgctgcagctgcagctgccgTCGGCGCTGACGCTGCTGCCGCCGTCGTTCACCTCGCTGTGCCTGCCGGCCCAGAACTGGTGCGCCAAGTGCAACGCCTCCTTCCGCATGACCTCGGACCTGGTCTACCACATGCGCTCCCACCACAAGAAGGAGTACGCGCTGGAGCCGCTGGTCAAGCGCCGCCGCGAGGAGAAGCTCAAGTGCCCCATCTGCAACGAGTCCTTCCGCGAGCGCCACCACCTCTCCCGCCACATGACCTCCCACAACTAG
- the FGF5 gene encoding fibroblast growth factor 5 isoform X2: MSPSFLLLLLLLALPARARREQVPGGGQPGRNAPAPSSSSSSSSSPPAAAAGPSRFPRSRPGRRRGRLYCRVGIGFHLQLHPDGRVDGAHDASPLSILEIFAVSQGIVGIRGVFSNKFLAMSKKGKLHASARFTADCHFRERFQENSYNTYASAVHRSPRSGRQWYVALNKRGKAKRGCSPRARPQHVSTHFLPRFRQPQPPELAFTVTLPEKKPPPPPKPKVVPPPPRKNPGPVKYRLKFRFG; the protein is encoded by the exons ATGAGCccgtccttcctcctcctcctcctcctcctcgccctgcccgcccgcgccaggcgggagcaggtgcccggcggggggcagccgggccGCAACGCCCCCgcgccttcctcctcttcctcctcatcctcctccccgccggcggcggcggcggggccgagccggtTCCCGCGGAgccgcccggggcggcggcggggccggctgtACTGCCGGGTGGGCATCGGCTTCCACCTCCAGCTGCACCCCGACGGACGGGTGGACGGCGCCCACGACGCCAGCCCGCTCA gtattttggaaatatttgctGTGTCTCAGGGGATTGTAGGAATACGAGGAGTTTTCAGCAACAAATTTTTAGCGatgtcaaaaaaaggaaaactccaTGCAAGT GCCCGGTTCACGGCGGACTGCCATTTTCGGGAGCGTTTCCAGGAGAACAGCTACAACACCTACGCCTCGGCCGTGCACCGCAGCCCGCGCTCGGGACGGCAGTGGTACGTGGCGCTCAACAAGCGGGGCAAAGCCaagaggggctgcagcccccgcgcccgcccccagCATGTCTCTACGCACTTTCTGCCCCGCTttcggcagccccagccccccgaGCTCGCCTTCACTGTCACCCTCCCCGAAAAgaagcccccgccgccgccaaaACCAAAGGTCGTCCCACCCCCGCCTCGGAAAAACCCTGGCCCCGTCAAGTACCGTCTGAAGTTTCGCTTCGGGTAG
- the FGF5 gene encoding fibroblast growth factor 5 isoform X1, producing MSPSFLLLLLLLALPARARREQVPGGGQPGRNAPAPSSSSSSSSSPPAAAAGPSRFPRSRPGRRRGRLYCRVGIGFHLQLHPDGRVDGAHDASPLSPVHGGLPFSGAFPGEQLQHLRLGRAPQPALGTAVVRGAQQAGQSQEGLQPPRPPPACLYALSAPLSAAPAPRARLHCHPPRKEAPAAAKTKGRPTPASEKPWPRQVPSEVSLRVAHNGGRAGARAAFGVTPQGTYIPPPQMDMGRLCVAVMGSGSSLHPTKWTAFSEVDDVTWDFQRLFLWSGKHSMDLGLIFCWRKKQKGTSTENMFS from the exons ATGAGCccgtccttcctcctcctcctcctcctcctcgccctgcccgcccgcgccaggcgggagcaggtgcccggcggggggcagccgggccGCAACGCCCCCgcgccttcctcctcttcctcctcatcctcctccccgccggcggcggcggcggggccgagccggtTCCCGCGGAgccgcccggggcggcggcggggccggctgtACTGCCGGGTGGGCATCGGCTTCCACCTCCAGCTGCACCCCGACGGACGGGTGGACGGCGCCCACGACGCCAGCCCGCTCA GCCCGGTTCACGGCGGACTGCCATTTTCGGGAGCGTTTCCAGGAGAACAGCTACAACACCTACGCCTCGGCCGTGCACCGCAGCCCGCGCTCGGGACGGCAGTGGTACGTGGCGCTCAACAAGCGGGGCAAAGCCaagaggggctgcagcccccgcgcccgcccccagCATGTCTCTACGCACTTTCTGCCCCGCTttcggcagccccagccccccgaGCTCGCCTTCACTGTCACCCTCCCCGAAAAgaagcccccgccgccgccaaaACCAAAGGTCGTCCCACCCCCGCCTCGGAAAAACCCTGGCCCCGTCAAGTACCGTCTGAAGTTTCGCTTCGGGTAGCACACAACGGTGGGAGGGCCGGCGCCAGGGCAGCTTTTGGGGTGACCCCGCAGGGGACatacatcccccctccccagatgGACATGGGGAGGCTCTGTGTGGCCGTGATGGGCTCAGGGTCTTCTCTTCACCCCACAAAGTGGACGGCATTCTCGGAGGTGGACGATGTAACTTGGGATTTCCAAAGACTGTTCCTGTGGAGCGGAAAACACTCGATGGACCTGGGGTTAATTTTCTGTTGGCGAAAGAAGCAGAAAGGTACCTCTACGGAGAACATGTTTTCTTAG
- the FGF5 gene encoding fibroblast growth factor 5 isoform X3 codes for MSKKGKLHASARFTADCHFRERFQENSYNTYASAVHRSPRSGRQWYVALNKRGKAKRGCSPRARPQHVSTHFLPRFRQPQPPELAFTVTLPEKKPPPPPKPKVVPPPPRKNPGPVKYRLKFRFG; via the exons atgtcaaaaaaaggaaaactccaTGCAAGT GCCCGGTTCACGGCGGACTGCCATTTTCGGGAGCGTTTCCAGGAGAACAGCTACAACACCTACGCCTCGGCCGTGCACCGCAGCCCGCGCTCGGGACGGCAGTGGTACGTGGCGCTCAACAAGCGGGGCAAAGCCaagaggggctgcagcccccgcgcccgcccccagCATGTCTCTACGCACTTTCTGCCCCGCTttcggcagccccagccccccgaGCTCGCCTTCACTGTCACCCTCCCCGAAAAgaagcccccgccgccgccaaaACCAAAGGTCGTCCCACCCCCGCCTCGGAAAAACCCTGGCCCCGTCAAGTACCGTCTGAAGTTTCGCTTCGGGTAG